A section of the Indicator indicator isolate 239-I01 chromosome 26, UM_Iind_1.1, whole genome shotgun sequence genome encodes:
- the UNC119B gene encoding protein unc-119 homolog B, translated as MSGSKARVAAPEKKPPPAAGGPLSRLRGRRGSADAAPRPPWTESELLALDTVRPEHVLGLCRVTENYLCKPEDNIYNIDFTRFKIRDLETGTVLFEIAKPSAPEQEEEGEDDSRELDASAGRFVRYQFTPAFLRLRTVGATVEFTVGEKPVSNFRMIERHYFRDRLLKNFDFDFGFCIPSSRNTCEHIYEFPQLSEDLIRLMVANPYETRSDSFYFVDNKLIMHNKADYAYNGGQ; from the exons ATGAGCGGCTCGAAGGCGAGGGTGGCGGCGCCGGAGAAGAAGCCGCCGCCAGCGGCTGGGGGTCCGCTTAGCCGCCTGCGGGGGCGGCGCGGCTCGGCCGACGCGGCGCCGCGGCCACCGTGGACCGAGTCTGAGTTGCTGGCGCTGGACACGGTCCGGCCCGAGCACGTCTTGGGGCTGTGCCGGGTGACGGAGA ATTATTTATGCAAACCCGAGGACAACATTTACAACATTGACTTCACCAGGTTTAAGATCCGGGACCTTGAAACTGGCACTGTGCTGTTTGAAATTGCAAAGCCATCTGCCCCAG AGCAAGAGGAAGAGGGTGAGGATGACAGCCGTGAGCTGGACGCTAGTGCAGGCCGCTTTGTTCGCTACCAGTTCACCCCAGCTTTTCTCCGCCTGCGGACTGTGGGTGCAAC GGTGGAGTTCACAGTGGGAGAAAAACCAGTGTCAAACTTCCGAATGATCGAGAGGCATTACTTCCGAGATCGCTTGCTGAAGAACTTTGACTTTGACTTTGGcttctgcatccccagcagcaggaacacctGTGAGCACATTTACGAATTCCCTCAGCTCTCAGAAGACCTCA TCCGCCTGATGGTCGCCAACCCCTACGAGACGCGCTCGGACAGCTTCTACTTCGTGGACAACAAGCTGATCATGCACAACAAGGCCGACTATGCTTACAACGGAGGGCAGTAA